The Theobroma cacao cultivar B97-61/B2 chromosome 1, Criollo_cocoa_genome_V2, whole genome shotgun sequence genome contains the following window.
GTATCCTGCCTAATTTCACTACGAATTTTTGCACCTCCTATAACAGCTGCAATCAAAATCCAATATTACAACAATGAATATCTATCAATtgtaattgaaaatttattgcAACCAAAAATAAAGACAAACCTTCTGATGGCCACACTTTACTCAAAGAACGCTGAGAACACTTTCCCTACAAATAGGCAGACATAGCATCAGTTTTCAATCTATTGCTATGTGCTTAGACAAAAACTCTCTAAACATCACAAACACAAGAAATTACTTGTCTTGATCTCCCAATAGAACTTAGCTTCTGCTTGACAATTGGGCTACCATTTGCTTCATGTCGAAAAACAGGATTGAAAGCAACATCATCAATAGTGTCAGAACCTAATTTACACAAAGCTTTCTCTATTTTCTGCGTTGCTATCTCCATAAAAGTTGCAAGTTTTGGCTCTAACTCTGCACTTTGGAGAAGGCATATATTTGCGACCCCCTTTTCCACTACATTCCCAACGTTAGGGCCATGTAGCCAAAAGAGCAGGAAGGTACACTCACACTCTTCTTGTCCATTTACATTAGAATGCTTCTTATGCACCACCTAAAAAATAGCCCACTTTCTAAATTCAATAGAAATATGAACTCAACATAActctttatataaaataaagcaaaggCAAACAATATTTCCaagaataaacaattaaaattaacctTTATCAACAACAAAATGCATGATTTTACCTTTTTAGTATAGAATTACTAtattaaaagcaaaaaatacaaaaaaaaaaaaaaacagtaacAACAAAATGAAGCCCTTTTATAGTTTCACCAAATGGAAGCAATATCAGAGGGAAAATTTGCAAATATGCAAGACCTTTATTCAAAGCACAACTtagaacaaataaaatgtgTTATATAATGGGTTTTAACTCTTTAATgatgaacaaattaaatacactcatactatttttttctttttgagccAAGAAAACGTATACTGTGTTAGTCACCTTTGGTTCCCAACAATGTAGCATCAATACGAAAAATAAagggaaaaataataaaagtcaACAATGAATATGAAAACCCATTTTGGTAAAGGCACGAGAAGTTTGAAAGGACGTAAGCGAAAGAGTTGTACGGACTTCATCGACAATGGCATCGTAAAAGAGATTGTCGTCGTCGCCCAAAGAATCAGAAGCACAAACACGCATGCCTCGGACCATCTGGTAGCAGTCGCGATCCTGGAGCTGGGCGGAGACCTTACGGAACCTTCCTATGAAGTCGTAAAGCTCGTCCTCGGACTTGAAACCTTCGGCGAGGAAAACGTTGTCGTGTTCCTCAGGGAAGTTTTCGTACTTGACCCTTAGCTTATCACCTCTCTCGCCCTCTAACGATACTCGAACACTATACCAGGCGTCGTCTGGGTACGACCGAAACTCCGTGTTGTAGCTTTCCTCC
Protein-coding sequences here:
- the LOC108662795 gene encoding uncharacterized protein LOC108662795 isoform X3, with product MIQNKAKLLHIHLLFAIKNIYVEKTCTPFKGFSLQTPQNPSDTASTSRKIMSHFGDDNSSVEEVSSAEESYNTEFRSYPDDAWYSVRVSLEGERGDKLRVKYENFPEEHDNVFLAEGFKSEDELYDFIGRFRKVSAQLQDRDCYQMVRGMRVCASDSLGDDDNLFYDAIVDEVVHKKHSNVNGQEECECTFLLFWLHGPNVGNVVEKGVANICLLQSAELEPKLATFMEIATQKIEKALCKLGSDTIDDVAFNPVFRHEANGSPIVKQKLSSIGRSRQGKCSQRSLSKVWPSEAVIGGAKIRSEIRQDTDIGGDKKYHMILVQNLEKELSSSTVLEFIHKQTSIASQVYIFPSLPWELYTNGVIVLDCRKDLEQLFGFLDNPNHFVVSSNGRKNYVTEVVVDLAMN
- the LOC108662795 gene encoding uncharacterized protein LOC108662795 isoform X2, coding for MIQNKAKLLHIHLLFAIKNIYVEKTCTPFKGFSLQTPQNPSDTASTSRKIMSHFGDDNSSVEEVSSAEESYNTEFRSYPDDAWYSVRVSLEGERGDKLRVKYENFPEEHDNVFLAEGFKSEDELYDFIGRFRKVSAQLQDRDCYQMVRGMRVCASDSLGDDDNLFYDAIVDEVVHKKHSNVNGQEECECTFLLFWLHGPNVGNVVEKGVANICLLQSAELEPKLATFMEIATQKIEKALCKLGSDTIDDVAFNPVFRHEANGSPIVKQKLSSIGRSRQGKCSQRSLSKVWPSEAVIGGAKIRSEIRQDTDIGGDKKYHMILVQNLEKELSSSTVLEFIHKQTSIASQVYIFPSLPWELYTNGVIVLDCRKDLEQLFGFLDNPNHFVVSSNGRPWVAAEKMSMNDHWTVMLESPKKLRNRSGGGFSNELKLVCFGSEEYKRAKELRDLFLLFIAHQQGLYKKLCMEERSIAFSSNQLVQLPDKS
- the LOC108662795 gene encoding uncharacterized protein LOC108662795 isoform X4, which translates into the protein MIQNKAKLLHIHLLFAIKNIYVEKTCTPFKGFSLQTPQNPSDTASTSRKIMSHFGDDNSSVEEVSSAEESYNTEFRSYPDDAWYSVRVSLEGERGDKLRVKYENFPEEHDNVFLAEGFKSEDELYDFIGRFRKVSAQLQDRDCYQMVRGMRVCASDSLGDDDNLFYDAIVDEVVHKKHSNVNGQEECECTFLLFWLHGPNVGNVVEKGVANICLLQSAELEPKLATFMEIATQKIEKALCKLGSDTIDDVAFNPVFRHEANGSPIVKQKLSSIGRSRQGKCSQRSLSKVWPSEAVIGEKILNSCLVFWTILITLLCPQMGDHPFIPLPADHGWPLKKCQ
- the LOC108662795 gene encoding uncharacterized protein LOC108662795 isoform X5; translation: MIQNKAKLLHIHLLFAIKNIYVEKTCTPFKGFSLQTPQNPSDTASTSRKIMSHFGDDNSSVEEVSSAEESYNTEFRSYPDDAWYSVRVSLEGERGDKLRVKYENFPEEHDNVFLAEGFKSEDELYDFIGRFRKVSAQLQDRDCYQMVRGMRVCASDSLGDDDNLFYDAIVDEVVHKKHSNVNGQEECECTFLLFWLHGPNVGNVVEKGVANICLLQSAELEPKLATFMEIATQKIEKALCKLGSDTIDDVAFNPVFRHEANGSPIVKQKLSSIGRSRQGKCSQRSLSKVWPSEAVIGEKILNSCLVFWTILITLLCPQMGDHGWPLKKCQ
- the LOC108662795 gene encoding uncharacterized protein LOC108662795 isoform X6, coding for MIQNKAKLLHIHLLFAIKNIYVEKTCTPFKGFSLQTPQNPSDTASTSRKIMSHFGDDNSSVEEVSSAEESYNTEFRSYPDDAWYSVRVSLEGERGDKLRVKYENFPEEHDNVFLAEGFKSEDELYDFIGRFRKVSAQLQDRDCYQMVRGMRVCASDSLGDDDNLFYDAIVDEVVHKKHSNVNGQEECECTFLLFWLHGPNVGNVVEKGVANICLLQSAELEPKLATFMEIATQKIEKALCKLGSDTIDDVAFNPVFRHEANGSPIVKQKLSSIGRSRQGKCSQRSLSKVWPSEAVIGEKILNSCLVFWTILITLLCPQMGEKIT